The genomic DNA ACAACCGGCCAGAAATCATCTTCATTAATTGGAAGACTGCTAACATGTCCAGAAAAAAACACAGTAACGAAAAACATCTCGAAAAAACATCCAAACTACAATCAAAGCCAAtgtttcatttcaattcatATCTTGAAAACCAATCTATAAAACAGCATCAAGGAAACGGCAATTAACGCTCAAAATACATGCACATCAAGTAATCCAAGCTGTGATATATGAATTTTCATACAACAAATTGATGCAAAGTTTGTAAACCTTTTTTTTAAGCGCGTTAAAAATGTACTTTCAATTGTATTGCAGAGGAATAGATTTCCCAGGGTGTAGTGCATTCAAAACCGGttaagcaatttatttatttccttttcgttttacCATTGTATATATCTTAGGAGAGTATAAAACAGAGAGCAAACCAAGAAAAGCACCACAgagacaaaaacaatgaaaaatctaaacaacaaataaaattcttTTCAAAATAGCAAAACCAAGCAATGGTCGCTCCTCATCGTCATATCGCCCAACCACCACGGGCTCGGGATCACATTCATCTGCTCAGTACGAAACTGGATCACGTTCTCGTGAAAGCGTGCGTTACCGCTCGGCTCCATATCCGAAAATACGTTAACCCATCGCCTAACCAAAAATcccaacaactacaacaaccacaacaacaacaacaacaaaacaacgtTAAGCATAAAGaataaaagtaatattccaaACAAAATTATCGAAAAGCAAATGTTAAAATTCAATAATCCAactatacacacatatttaatatattgccttaaaaaaacaaaaacaaataaattgataaacagctaattttttattgcaattgttCCAATATTCGAATAGTGTTCCAAAATCTAAAAGCAATCAAAGGAAAATCCGAAACAGAAATCAATGCATCAAATTTTATACAACTTGAAATCTTtgtacaaaagcaaaacaaacaaaaatacaaaactgaTTTTATTATAGTTAAAAGCCGCATTAATTTAACAAGacaagaagagaagagagcagaacacaaaaacaaaacaaaaatccccAACAAATGAATTCATTTCTAAAAACCATCACAGCGAAATGTTAGTCTAAGTTTTCCAATTATTGTTCCATAAGATAAACCAACAAGTAATAAAGTCGAGACATGTACATGTTACCCAACGACCAAGTAAGTATCCTCAACGGACCGCCCCCTAAAACCAACAACTAAAACCAACTTCTTcgccaacaaataaaatcaattattaaaacaaaattaaagaaaacaaaaatcaaatttgccGGCTTCGTTACTATTCCCCCGAAACGAGTATTCGGATACGTTCAACGTTGTCCTTTCAATGTatacttttattattttctgttCATGCGAATCAACGTTtgttttgtattaattttaatattatttttaaactttAACCCTTACGCTGAATACAACAGAACATGTCTGCCGCAACACTACcctaaaataaacaaacaaaatacaattataataataaaaaaagaaacgtaCATTATCACTTGTTTTCCTCTATGGGTGGGagaatataatatttatttcacatCTTCAAGATTATGTTTAATGCACTGCAGACCAAGTCCAAGATGTGTTCACTTCAGGGCGCCATCGAGGAACAAGAGGCAGTCAACCACCGATATGGCCATATCCACATCCTTCTTTTGAaccgttttctttttaaacTGTGCCGTGAACTTGTAGGACTCCCGGGCCAACGAGGCAATAAACAATTCCACTGCTTTGGTCACAGTAAACACAGCTTCTTGCGTGGCCAAGTGCAGGTCTGGGTCCAGCTTCATTATGGACTTCACGCGTCCCAAGGGCAGCTGGGTTAGCTTTGCCGCACGCTCGTGATCGGCGGCTGACTTGCTGCCAACTAAAATAAAGTCGTTGATGAGGTGAACACTTCCTTTATTTAAAGCATTTAGATTTACCGGACTTCTCGGTCGCAGCGTCGGCTGCTGGGCTCGTCTCTTCTGTTGTGGCCGCAGCCTCTGTTTCATCCTCTGATTCGGCTGCATCCTCTGTTTCCATTCTCTGCTCAACTTCCAGCTCCGGCTCTTCGGAGCATTCATTCTGAAAGATGTCTTCGCTAGCCATTgttttttatagttttattgtttatttacagAATCGTGGTTCTAATGCCGCCATAAGTATCGATTACCAATCAACAAATACCTATCGATATATTTgcacatcaatcaatcatcTCTAGCACTATACACATA from Drosophila subobscura isolate 14011-0131.10 chromosome E, UCBerk_Dsub_1.0, whole genome shotgun sequence includes the following:
- the LOC117891733 gene encoding DNA polymerase epsilon subunit 4 — encoded protein: MASEDIFQNECSEEPELEVEQRMETEDAAESEDETEAAATTEETSPAADAATEKSVGSKSAADHERAAKLTQLPLGRVKSIMKLDPDLHLATQEAVFTVTKAVELFIASLARESYKFTAQFKKKTVQKKDVDMAISVVDCLLFLDGALK